One region of Pseudomonas alvandae genomic DNA includes:
- a CDS encoding DUF4142 domain-containing protein yields the protein MDRFTLRQLGLAVALSSSMGMAWAATSNDFVDNAAAGGIAEIETGKLALQKSQSADIKEFANKMIADHTKANEELKALAKKHDIEVPDDTTLMKKAKAKILDVRDESFDPAYANNQVMAHEETVALFKKEAETVTDDKKPGNTELKAFAQKMLPDLQHHLEMAKKLQAAHPSK from the coding sequence ACCCTGCGTCAACTCGGCCTGGCTGTTGCCCTGAGTAGCAGCATGGGCATGGCATGGGCCGCGACCTCCAACGACTTCGTCGACAACGCGGCGGCCGGCGGTATTGCGGAAATCGAAACAGGCAAGCTGGCCCTGCAGAAAAGCCAATCGGCGGACATCAAGGAGTTCGCCAACAAGATGATTGCCGACCACACCAAGGCCAACGAAGAGCTGAAGGCGCTGGCGAAGAAACATGACATCGAGGTACCGGACGACACCACGTTGATGAAGAAAGCCAAGGCCAAGATTCTCGACGTGCGCGACGAGTCCTTCGATCCGGCCTATGCGAATAACCAGGTGATGGCTCACGAAGAAACCGTCGCCTTGTTCAAGAAAGAAGCCGAAACGGTTACTGACGACAAGAAACCTGGCAATACCGAGCTCAAGGCGTTTGCCCAGAAAATGCTGCCGGACTTGCAGCATCACCTGGAGATGGCCAAGAAGCTTCAAGCGGCCCACCCCAGTAAATAA